One stretch of Strix uralensis isolate ZFMK-TIS-50842 chromosome 17, bStrUra1, whole genome shotgun sequence DNA includes these proteins:
- the C17H22orf39 gene encoding synaptic plasticity regulator PANTS, producing the protein MAGGGDWRPPRSCEDYWWEWKHCRGLRHAFHHYYAHGALPACDRWRDDYEACRAWERGRAAAAQEALCKSERARVMEKQKYPPVWTLRKSPPPDWYIPLDQDKPN; encoded by the exons ATGGCGGGCGGCGGCGACTGGCgg CCGCCGCGGTCGTGCGAGGACTATTGGTGGGAGTGGAAGCACTGCCGCGGGCTGCGGCACGCCTTCCACCACTACTACGCTCACGGGGCGCTACCGGCCTGCGACCGCTGGCGGGACGACTACGAGGCCTGCCGCGCCTGGGAgaggggccgcgccgccgccgcgcag gaAGCTTTGTGCAAGAGTGAAAGAGCTCGAGTtatggaaaagcagaaatatcctCCGGTGTGGACACTCAGGAAGAGCCCACCACCTGACTGGTATATTCCACTTGACCAAGACAAACCAAATTAG
- the UFD1 gene encoding ubiquitin recognition factor in ER-associated degradation protein 1 isoform X2, translated as MTVIMPPSALDQLSRLNITYPMLFKLTNKNSDRMTHCGVLEFVADEGICYLPHWMMQNLLLEEGGLVQVESVNLQVATYSKFQPQSPDFLDITNPKAVLENALRNFACLTTGDVIAINYNEKIYELRVMETKPDKAVSIIECDMNVDFDAPLGYKEPERSAQHEEATDVEADHSGYVSDIGFRAFSGSGNRLDGKKKGVEPSPSPIKPGDIRRGIPNYDFKIGRITFIRNSRPLVKKVEEDESGSRFIAFSGEGQSLRKKGRKP; from the exons ATGACAG TAATTATGCCACCTTCGGCTTTGGATCAACTCA GCCGACTTAATATTACATACCCGATGCTGTTTAAGCTGACCAATAAAAATTCAGACCGAATGACACACTGTGGAGTCCTTGAATTTGTGGCCGATGAGGGCATATGTTACCTTCCACATTGG ATGATGCAGAACTTGCTGCTGGAAGAGGGAGGCCTGGTACAAGTGGAGAGTGTTAATCTTCAAGTTGCTACTTACTCAAAATTTCAGCCACAGAGTCCAGATTTTCTTGACATCACCAATCCCAAAGCTGT ATTAGAAAATGCATTGAGAAACTTCGCTTGTCTAACTACTGGGGATGTTATTGCCATCAACTACAATGAAAAG ATCTATGAGCTTCGGGTAATGGAGACCAAACCGGATAAGGCTGTGTCCATCATAGAATGTGATATGAAT GTGGATTTTGATGCTCCTTTGGGGTACAAAGAACCAGAAAGAAGTGCTCAACATGAAGAGGCCACA GATGTTGAAGCAGACCATAGTGGATATGTGAGTGACATAGGATTTCGT GCATTCTCTGGCTCTGGGAACAGATTGGACGGCAAGAAGAAAGGTGTTGAGCCCAGTCCATCACCAATTAAACCAGGAGACATTCGAAG aGGAATACCCAACTATGACTTCAAGATTGGCAGAATCACATTCATTAGAAACTCACGTCCACTAGTTAAGAAAGTCGAAGAG gATGAATCTGGAAGCCGGTTTATTGCCTTTTCGGGAGAAGGCCAGTCTCTGcgcaaaaagggaagaaaaccctaA
- the MRPL40 gene encoding large ribosomal subunit protein mL40, with protein MLAGALRASRGLWAASGGARLSSWLPQSVPFRARHWQTSLLAFRASLPMRAQPKKKKKVDVRKEQAQKDRMKKKIRKLEKAAPEMIPIEDFVTPLKYSDSNRVRSLPPLSFEETERRVLLMKKWCLFKLKQDKAEKNAIQALVEAQQEALKELRLESEELYQAAIRRDEGLFPFERDGPNHTPPLPGYDPPEGKCIDITKVYTQ; from the exons ATGCTGGCGGGCGCGCTCCGAGCGAGCCGCGGGCTCTGGGCAGCGTCCGGCGGTGCCCGGCTCAG CTCCTGGCTGCCCCAGTCGGTTCCGTTCCGAGCAAGGCACTGGCAGACCTCACTGCTGGCGTTTAGGGCATCGCTCCCCATGAG AGCACAaccaaagaagaagaagaaagtggaTGTAAGGAAAGAGCAAGCACAGAAGGATCGTATGAAAAAGAAGATTAGAAAGTTGGAAAAAGCTGCCCCAGAAATGATTCCAATCGAGGATTTTGTAACACCACTTAAGTACTCAGATAGCAACAG GGTGCGAAGTCTTCCCCCTCTGTCATTTGAGGAGACTGAAAGAAGAGTTTTACTTATGAAAAAGTGGTGTTTGTTTAAGCTGAAGCAAGATAAGGCAGAAAAGAATGCAATTCAGGCCCTTGTAGAAGCTCAGCAAGAGGCACTAAAGGAACTGCGCCTTGAATCCGAGGAGTTGTACCAGGCAGCAATCAGACGAGATGAGGGGCTTTTCCCTTTCGAGAGAGACGGACCTAATCATACCCCACCACTTCCTGGTTATGATCCTCCTGAAGGAAAATGCATTGACATCACCAAAGTGTATACGCAGTGA
- the UFD1 gene encoding ubiquitin recognition factor in ER-associated degradation protein 1 isoform X1: MFSFNMFDHPIPRVFQNRFSTQYRCFSVSMLAGPNDRSDVEKGGKIIMPPSALDQLSRLNITYPMLFKLTNKNSDRMTHCGVLEFVADEGICYLPHWMMQNLLLEEGGLVQVESVNLQVATYSKFQPQSPDFLDITNPKAVLENALRNFACLTTGDVIAINYNEKIYELRVMETKPDKAVSIIECDMNVDFDAPLGYKEPERSAQHEEATDVEADHSGYVSDIGFRAFSGSGNRLDGKKKGVEPSPSPIKPGDIRRGIPNYDFKIGRITFIRNSRPLVKKVEEDESGSRFIAFSGEGQSLRKKGRKP, from the exons ATG ttCTCCTTTAATATGTTTGATCACCCCATCCCTCGGGTTTTCCAGAACCGCTTCTCAACCCAATACCGCTGCTTCTCGGTATCCATGCTTGCTGGACCTAATGACAGGTCAGATGTGGAGAAAGGCGGGAAGA TAATTATGCCACCTTCGGCTTTGGATCAACTCA GCCGACTTAATATTACATACCCGATGCTGTTTAAGCTGACCAATAAAAATTCAGACCGAATGACACACTGTGGAGTCCTTGAATTTGTGGCCGATGAGGGCATATGTTACCTTCCACATTGG ATGATGCAGAACTTGCTGCTGGAAGAGGGAGGCCTGGTACAAGTGGAGAGTGTTAATCTTCAAGTTGCTACTTACTCAAAATTTCAGCCACAGAGTCCAGATTTTCTTGACATCACCAATCCCAAAGCTGT ATTAGAAAATGCATTGAGAAACTTCGCTTGTCTAACTACTGGGGATGTTATTGCCATCAACTACAATGAAAAG ATCTATGAGCTTCGGGTAATGGAGACCAAACCGGATAAGGCTGTGTCCATCATAGAATGTGATATGAAT GTGGATTTTGATGCTCCTTTGGGGTACAAAGAACCAGAAAGAAGTGCTCAACATGAAGAGGCCACA GATGTTGAAGCAGACCATAGTGGATATGTGAGTGACATAGGATTTCGT GCATTCTCTGGCTCTGGGAACAGATTGGACGGCAAGAAGAAAGGTGTTGAGCCCAGTCCATCACCAATTAAACCAGGAGACATTCGAAG aGGAATACCCAACTATGACTTCAAGATTGGCAGAATCACATTCATTAGAAACTCACGTCCACTAGTTAAGAAAGTCGAAGAG gATGAATCTGGAAGCCGGTTTATTGCCTTTTCGGGAGAAGGCCAGTCTCTGcgcaaaaagggaagaaaaccctaA